CAGTCCTGTCGCTCGACCAGCAACTCCCGCACCACCGGCAGTGACCGCGCCCCGACCTCGAGTTTGCTCTCGCCGTTGGGCGGGGTGTAGCGCGCGTCCAGCCGCCACGCCATGCGCGCGCCCGGATAGTCGGCGTCGACTTCCAGATGGGTCAATCCCTCCCAGTCACCGAGATTGGTCTCCCGCAACCGGACGTCGGGCACGACGGTGAGCCCGGTGTGCTCGGCCAGCGCCGTCGCGGTGTCGAAGGCCCGCCGCAGGTCCGAGGAATGGATCGCGATGGCATTGCGCGAAACCAGTTCCCGCGCCGCCTCTTTGGCCTGCCGGCGACCGAGTTCGGTGAGATCGGTGTCGATCTGGCCTTGCATCCGGTCGGCGGCGTTCCATTCGGTTTGCCCGTGGCGCAACAGGATCAGGGTGCGCACGCCGGCATGTCTGCTCACGATCGCGCCTCGTCCTCCGTCGCCGCGGCGCGCGTCTCCGGCGCGGCCCCGGTGAGGCCGGCGACCGGCACGACGGGGCAGTCCTTCCACAACCGTTCCAGCGCATAGAAATTGCGCTCGTCGCTGTGCTGGATGTGCACGACCACGTCGACGTAGTCCAGCAGCGCCCAGCGGCCTTCGCGGGTGCCTTCCCGCCGGACCGGCTTGTGCCCGGCAGCGCGGAGCTTCTCCTCCACGTTGTCGACGATGGCGTTGACCTGACGCTCGTTGGGTGCCGACGCGATCACGAAGCAGTCGGTGATCACCAGTTGCTCGGACACGTCGAGCACCACCACGTCGGACGCCAGCTTCTCGTCCGCGGCCAGCGCGGCGACCTGCGCGATCTCCACCGACTCCGTCGACGCGGTCATGCCCGCACCCCCGTGGCGCTCGACTCCGGCTGGACCGCACTCGCGGCCTTGTCGAGGGTTCGCTCGCTCATCCCCGCACCTTCGCTGCGCTCGCTCACGCTCAGCTACCTTCCGCTGCTCCGGGCACATACAGGTGCCGCTTCGATATGTACTGCACCACGCCGTCGGGGACGAGGTACCACACCGGCCGGTTCTCGGCGGCGCGGCGACGGCATTCGCTCGACGAGATCGCCAGCGCGGGGACCTCGACCATGGTCACGGCATCCGCCGGGAGATCCCGTAGATGCTCCTCGAGATGGTCGATGTTCAGCTCGTACCCCGGACGGCTCACCCCGACGAACTTCGCCAAGTCGAACAGTTCCGCCCAATCCTGCCATGTCAGGATGCTGGCCAGCGCGTCCGCACCGGTGATGAAGTACAGCTCGGCGTCGGGATACGTCGATTGCATCTCGCGCAGGGTGTCGACGGTGTAGGTCACCTTGCCGCGGTCGATGTCCGCGCGGCTCACCGAGAACCGGGGATTGGACGCGGTCGCGATGACGGTCATCAGGTACCGGTCCTCGGCCGGGCTGACCCGCTTGTGCGATTTCTGCCACGGCTGCCCGGTCGGGACGAAGATCACTTCGTCCAGGTCGAACCGGTGCGCGACCTCGCTGGCGGCGACCAGATGCCCGTGGTGGATGGGGTCGAACGTGCCGCCCATCACTCCGAGCTTGCGGCCGCGCCGACCTGTCTCGTGCATGACTGCCGAGCTTAACGGGTCGCGCGCGGCCCGCACGGGCCGGTCAGCGGGGGCGGGCACTCAACTGGAGACACCCGCCCGCACTCCGGCCCGCCGCGGATCCGGCGGTGGCGCCTCAGGCGCTGGTTTCGGTGACCTGGCCGATCCTCAGCATCCGGGCCAGTTGCTCACGGGTGTGCGCGAGCTCCTCCGCCGCCTCGTCCGACTGCCCGGTCAGCGCGGCCAGGTCGGCGGTCAGCGTCCGCATCGAAGTGAGCCAGGGTTCGGGATCGCCTCCGGGAGATACCTGGAGCCAGGCCGCCGCGCGCACGCAACGCGCCCGCGCCGCCACCGCGCCCAGCGCGGCCCACAGTTCGGCGGCGCGGTGGTAGGCCGACACCGCCTCGTCGTCCTGCCCGCAGCGCTCGAGCGCGCCTGCGGCCGACCACGCCAGCTCGGCGTGCAGCCGCGTCCGCTCCGGGTCGCGCTCGACCAGCCGTGCCGCCTCGAGGAACTGCCGGGCGGCCTCGCGGTGCCGGTCCAGGGCGTTCAAGGACCGGCCGAACTGCGCGCGCACCACCGCCAGCTCGCCGGGCGGATACGGTATGGCCCCGCTGACCAGCGCCTGTTCGAACAGGGCGACGGCCTCGCCGTGGCGCTCGGCGCGGTGGAACGCGCGCGCGGCCACCACGGTGTGATGCAGCACGTCCGATTCGGACAACCCTTCCCAGCGTGCGGCGGCGCGCACCGCGGCGTCGGCCAGATCGAGGGCGCGGTCCGGCTGGCTCGCGATGGCGATGACCAGCTGCGCACCCAATCGGGCAGCCTCCTCCCGATCCAGCACCGGTGTACCGAGCGCCAGCGCTTCCCGCAGACGCGCTTCCGCCTCCTCCGGCGCATCGGCGAGCCGGGCGGCGCCGAGTTCGGCGAGTCTGCGTACCTCCGCGGCCCGGTCGCCGGAGAAGTCGTCGGCGACCGGAGCGTCGTCCGGCACCGTCCCGGCGCGGGGCAGCGTGCTACGCACACCGAGGGGTAGCCGGTCGAGCAGCGGTTCGGCGGCGAGCCGGGCAGCCGTGCGCAGGCTGACCGCGCTGTTGCCGTTGCGGGCGTCGTAGCGGGCGCACAGCGCGCCGATCTCGGTTTCCAGTTCCGCGCGTACCGATTCCACCGTGCCGTCCGCCAGCGGAAGATCGCCCAGGCGCAGCGCGACCAGCCGGCGCAGCAGCACGCACACGCCGGTCGCGAACGCCAGGCGCGCACCGGCGTCGGCGCCGGAATCGGCCAGCCAGCTCGCGTGCTCGGCGAGGATCTCCAGCCCGCGCGCCTCGTTGCCGGTCAGCGCGCAGAACTCCACGTGCAACGCCACCGACGGGCGCAGGTCCTCGGTATGCCGGACCAGCGGATACCCGGTCAGGTGCGCGCCGCGCGCCGCCGCGACGCGACCGGTGCGCACCAGCGGCAGCAATGCCTCGGCCAGCACGCGGTGCGGTTCCTCGGCGCAGGTCCGGTCGCCGTCGAGCACGGGTTTCCAGTGTGCGAGCGCGGCCTCGTCATCGCCGAGATACGCGCTGGTCACGCCCCATTCGCTGCGCTCACAGGCGTCGCAGTCGGACATACTGTCACGCGCGGCGGCCCGCGCCTGCTCCAGCCATGCGGCGGCCGCCGCGGTGTCGCCGATCTCGCGAGCGAGTTCGGCGCGCAGGGCCAGCACCGGCCGGAGACTGTAGCCGCGCTGCCGGTACCGCTTGTCCAGTTCGCCGAACCAGCGGTCGATCGTGGACAACGGTATCGCCGGATTGTCGATCATTCCCCACGTCACCCATTTCAGGTACCAGTGCACCGAATGCGTCATCGATCCCAGTTCGGCCGGGTGGTCGTCGTAGATGCGCAGCAATCGGCCGTAGGCCACGGGCACCAGGTCGCGTTCCCCGGCGTAGGTGTACGACTGCGCCAGCTCCAGCAGCACCCGGCCTTCGAGCACGCGATCCGATCCGCTTCTCGCGGCCGCGGCCAAGGTCTCCAGTCGCTCGGTCCGCGTCCGGCCGTGTGGCAGGGCGTAGACCTGCGCCAGTGCCGTGGTGATCTCGGCGGCGTCCATGCTCACTCCGTCTCTTCGCCGCGCCCGGCGGCGCGTTGGGTGGCCCAGCCCAGGAATTCGCCGAAGGCGCGGTTGAGCAATGCGGTGTCGGCCGCGCTCAGCGGCCGGTGGGTCATCAGCAGGGCCTGGCCGTAGAGCGATTCCACCGCCGTCTTCAGGAAGGCCGGGTCGCCGATGCGGGTCAGCCTGCGCACGATCGGGCTGTGGTGGTTGAGCACGAGCTGCGCTCGCGGCGTCGCGACCGCCAGTGCGCCCAGGATCTCGCTCCACAGTTCGTCGGCGTCCTCGGCGGTCTGCGCCCGCGCGCGTTCGTTGCGCGCGGCACGGCCGTCGAGGTAGAGCGCGGGCACGGTGACCGGGTGGAAGGCGCGCACGATCACATCGCATGCGAGCGGATCGAGCACGGTCCGCGCCAGCGCGAGCACCGGAGCCAGTGCCAGTTCCTCGCCCGGGTCGACCGGGTCGAGCGCCGCGGTGATCGCGTCGGTGTCCAGGTCCACCACCTCGACGCCGGGCAGCAGCCGAGGCAGCAGCGCGACGAGCTCGCGGTCGTAGGCGTAGCCGCCGTTGACGACGCCGATCCCCTGCGCGGCGGCGGTGGCCGCCACCTGGCGGAACTCCTCGACCGTCGCGGTCACCCGCACGGTGCGGTGGTTGCGGGCGAACTCGGTGAGCGGCACGCGCCCGTCGGTGGTCTCGAAATGCAGATGCGGCAGCATGATCCGCAGCAGGTCGGTCGAATGCCTGGCCAGGGCCTTCACCCCGAGCGCGTGCACGGACAGGAACGCCGCCAGCCGCTGCGGCTGCGCGGCGGCGATCTCGGTGAGCCAGTCCCGGATCCGATCGCCGAGCACCTCACGGACGACGGCGAGCCGCTCGTCCTCGTAGAGCCCCTCGCGCGACGCCGTGGGCCGCAGCGTGTCGGTGTCGATCACACAGCGCACGAAGAACGCCCAGTCCGGCAGCACGCCACGGACGGTGTCCCCGAGCAGCATCCCCTTCAAATACACCCGATGCGCACTGCTGTCGGACGGGTTCCCCGGTTGGGACAGCACATAGGCCACCCCGCTGACCCCCGCCGCACCGGCATCGAGGTCTATCACGTCGAGCGGGGCGAAGCCCAGCGTCCGGTGACCGTACTCGAGCAGGGCGACCCTGCGCTGTTCCACCGACGGGTACGCACGCCGCCAGACCGGCACGCCCTCGGTGATCGTCGTCACGGCACCGCCGGACGCCACCGTCACCTCGTAGGGCAGCAGCGACCCGAACTCGCGGGCCAGATCGGTCACCCGCTCCGGCCCGAACCACTCCCGCGCTCCCCCGCGCGGGCTGAGCCACACCGTCGTGCCAAGCTCGGCGTGGTCGCCCGGATCCAGCGAGCGCACCGCGTACGTGCCGTCGGCGCGGGCCAGCCACTCGACGGGCGGCGCGGCCGGATCGGTGGCCGAGCGGGTGACCACCCGGATGCTCTCGGCCACCGTGAAACAGGCCAGGAGCCCGATCCCGAACTGTCCGAGGAACTCTCGTCGCGCGTCTTCGATGTCGTCCCGCTTCGACGAGCGGCCGATGGTGGCGAGGAACCGGTGGACGTCACTCTCGGTCAGGCCGATGCCGGGATCGCTGATCCGCAGGCCCGCCTCGTCCACGGTGAGGCGAATGGCGGTGGGAGCCCGGGAATCGAGCCGGGTGCGCGCGGTGACCGCGTCGACGGCGTTCTGCAACAGCTCGCGCAGGTAGACCCGAGGACTCGAATAGAGATGATGAGAAAGCAGATCGACTATTCCGCGAAGGTCGACCTGGAACGAATAATTGTCGTGCACCGCCGCCCGACCCTGGGGCGTTGTGTTCACCATGGCCGCCGATCTTGTCGGCGCGCGCCAAAGATTCGCTTAACGAACCCTTTTCGATCACACGGTCGGACGTTTGCTCTTCGGTAGCTTGCGCACGACGGCCTCGTACGAGAGGTCGACCAGCTCGCGGACTTCGTCGTCCGGGACGGCGCCGCCGAGCTGCACGACGTTCCAGCCGTACCGCCCGATGTAGGCCGAGGCCGCCACGTCGTCCGGATACACCCGGACCAGTTCGTCGGCCTCCTCGCGGGTGCGTCCGCACTTCAGGCCGACCGACGTCGCGCCGAGGAAGGCGAAGATCTTGTCCCCCACCTTGGCGACGACGTCACCTTCCCACGGCTCGTCCTGCCAGGCGCCCGGCTTGGACAGGCAATAGTTCAGCAACGCGGCGTCGTCCATGCTCGTCTTCCTACACCGGCAACAGCCGGGACACGACGGCGGTGAGCTGTTTGGCCGAGCGGCATTCGTGCATCTCGATCACGTCGCGATATCTCTCCGCGGCGGAATCGCCGGAACCCCATTGGTTGCGTGGTTCCGGGTTGAGCCAGTGCGCGTGTTTGGCGACCTCGACCAGCGACCGCAACGTGTTCAGTTCGGGATCGCGGTAGTTCGTGCGGGCGTCGCCGAGGATCAGCAGCGAGCTGCGGCTGGTGACGGCGTCCGGATAGTTCCGCGCGAATCCGGCCAGCGCGTTGCCGTAGTCGGAGTGCCCGTCCAGGCCGACGACGCTCGCCTCGCCGAAGATCCGGGCCATCGCCCGGTCCAGCTGGGTGTGCGGATCGAAGAACCTGGTCACCTCGTCGATCTGGTCGACGAACGCGAAGATGCGCACCCGGGAGAACTGCTCGCGCAGCGCGCTCACCA
Above is a genomic segment from Nocardia sputorum containing:
- a CDS encoding HSP90 family protein, which encodes MVNTTPQGRAAVHDNYSFQVDLRGIVDLLSHHLYSSPRVYLRELLQNAVDAVTARTRLDSRAPTAIRLTVDEAGLRISDPGIGLTESDVHRFLATIGRSSKRDDIEDARREFLGQFGIGLLACFTVAESIRVVTRSATDPAAPPVEWLARADGTYAVRSLDPGDHAELGTTVWLSPRGGAREWFGPERVTDLAREFGSLLPYEVTVASGGAVTTITEGVPVWRRAYPSVEQRRVALLEYGHRTLGFAPLDVIDLDAGAAGVSGVAYVLSQPGNPSDSSAHRVYLKGMLLGDTVRGVLPDWAFFVRCVIDTDTLRPTASREGLYEDERLAVVREVLGDRIRDWLTEIAAAQPQRLAAFLSVHALGVKALARHSTDLLRIMLPHLHFETTDGRVPLTEFARNHRTVRVTATVEEFRQVAATAAAQGIGVVNGGYAYDRELVALLPRLLPGVEVVDLDTDAITAALDPVDPGEELALAPVLALARTVLDPLACDVIVRAFHPVTVPALYLDGRAARNERARAQTAEDADELWSEILGALAVATPRAQLVLNHHSPIVRRLTRIGDPAFLKTAVESLYGQALLMTHRPLSAADTALLNRAFGEFLGWATQRAAGRGEETE
- the nadD gene encoding nicotinate-nucleotide adenylyltransferase, which gives rise to MHETGRRGRKLGVMGGTFDPIHHGHLVAASEVAHRFDLDEVIFVPTGQPWQKSHKRVSPAEDRYLMTVIATASNPRFSVSRADIDRGKVTYTVDTLREMQSTYPDAELYFITGADALASILTWQDWAELFDLAKFVGVSRPGYELNIDHLEEHLRDLPADAVTMVEVPALAISSSECRRRAAENRPVWYLVPDGVVQYISKRHLYVPGAAEGS
- a CDS encoding MmcQ/YjbR family DNA-binding protein, which codes for MDDAALLNYCLSKPGAWQDEPWEGDVVAKVGDKIFAFLGATSVGLKCGRTREEADELVRVYPDDVAASAYIGRYGWNVVQLGGAVPDDEVRELVDLSYEAVVRKLPKSKRPTV
- a CDS encoding histidine phosphatase family protein, translated to MSRHAGVRTLILLRHGQTEWNAADRMQGQIDTDLTELGRRQAKEAARELVSRNAIAIHSSDLRRAFDTATALAEHTGLTVVPDVRLRETNLGDWEGLTHLEVDADYPGARMAWRLDARYTPPNGESKLEVGARSLPVVRELLVERQDWPGRTIILVAHGGLIAALTAALLDLPPQNWPILGGLANTSWVQLSSHGPSIEQPGWRLDVWNAAAKVAPDVL
- the rsfS gene encoding ribosome silencing factor yields the protein MTASTESVEIAQVAALAADEKLASDVVVLDVSEQLVITDCFVIASAPNERQVNAIVDNVEEKLRAAGHKPVRREGTREGRWALLDYVDVVVHIQHSDERNFYALERLWKDCPVVPVAGLTGAAPETRAAATEDEARS